One region of Daphnia pulicaria isolate SC F1-1A chromosome 7, SC_F0-13Bv2, whole genome shotgun sequence genomic DNA includes:
- the LOC124349749 gene encoding uncharacterized protein LOC124349749, with protein MELIKRTTLKSLTADQPLSVVQQFGQRCAENIDLEHLNLFLVFTWISLVFYVLDIVIELYWLIHFFSRNYYWCFGCTLAFWIIPVVLLYFRSVSLRNERKETYDPRDLLSKEESDFRWAMKWAGPFCPIPRYWDIIKYGLNAKQAKKTDDDKQSNYLVTMIWEEAELLQLHQFDYFMESAVHLSLHFYVTAINGSQFGGLTAICLFISVLSLSWAIVSYDQKICLLKGIIKSDEQNQSNGSINFEADDAIDCIKNIDWRKSTRIFFAHFSLIVGRLIAFTLLGSKDGSLIWPLSLVWPFSLNRFVNMFNWHRKRNYNFMDSLRLAFLHVFAYLYPLEKASDKLKHPRLQPGEFKINWISENLFLMLLWSHSFFECDEWTKRIISSYYPWSDWTFFVPWIGQIFASVLTFVLF; from the exons ATGGAACTCATCAAAAGAACGACTCTGAAATCTTTGACTGCTGATCAGCCTTTGTCAGTAGTTCAGCAATTTGGGCAAAGATGCGCGGaaaatattgatttggaaCATTTAAATCTGTTTTTAGTCTTCACTTGGATTTCGTTAGTGTTTTACGTCTTGGACATTGTCATCGAACTTTATTggctgattcatttcttcaGCCGAAATTATTATTGGTGTTTCGGTTGCACCTTGGCATTTTGGATTATCCCTGTGGTTCTGTTGTATTTCAGAAGTGTTTCATTGcgcaatgaaagaaaagagacgtaTGACCCCAGAGACCTTTTATCAAAAGAGGAATCTGATTTCAGATGGGCAATGAAGTGGGCTGGTCCTTTTTGTCCTATTCCGAG GTATTGGGATATCATTAAATATGGCCTTAATGCAAAACAAGCCAAGAAAACGGACGACGACAAGCAGAGCAATTATTTGGTCACAATGATATGGGAAGAGGCCGAATTATTACAACTTCACCAGTTTGATTACTTCATGGAATCTGCTGTCCATCTTTCACTACATTTTTACGTTACGGCGATCAATGGATCTCAATTCGGCG GTTTAACGGCCATTTGTCTCTTTATCTCCGTCTTGAGCTTATCATGGGCAATAGTCTCTTACGATCAGAAAATTTGTTTACTCAAGGGAATTATAAAATCTGATGAGCAGAACCAATCAAATGGCAGTATAAATTTCGAGGCAGACGATGCCATTGATTGCATCAAAAACATTGACTGGAGAAAGAGCACTCGTATATTCTTCGCTCATTTCTCTTTAATAG ttGGACGACTCATCGCTTTTACTCTTTTGGGGAGTAAAGACGGTTCTTTAATTTGGCCATTATCTTTAGTTTGGCCATTTAGCCTGAATCGCTTCGTCAACATGTTTAATTGGcaccgaaaaagaaactaCAATTTCATGGACTCGTTGAGGTTGGCATTTCTACACGTTTTTGCGTATTTGTACCCCCTAGAAAAGGCGTCTGATAAGCTGAAACATCCTCGATTGCAACCTGGCGAGTTCAAGATT AACTGGATCAGCGAGAATTTATTTCTCATGTTACTGTGGAGCCATAGCTTCTTCGAATGTGACGAGTGGACCAAGCGCATAATCTCATCTTACTACCCTTGGAGTGACTGGACATTCTTCGTCCCTTGGATAGGACAAATTTTCGCGAGTGTTTTaactttcgttttgttttag
- the LOC124349782 gene encoding arf-GAP with dual PH domain-containing protein 1-like — translation MADINGRRVLELVKKTGNSVCADCNCQVTEYASYNIGVFLCTQCAGIHRALGTHISKIKHLRLDKWEESQVKHLEEVGNIVAKRKYEERVPVFYRRPSENDPQILREQWIRAKYEREEFIHVEKQRYSRGTMEGFLFKRSKVDDSCKQRRFVLSERDNTLKYYVSNKKDPKAEIRILDMNVAFAPEKLKPPTSLQITYINQGSTRHIYVYHDDAEVIVEWYMAIRSAKLNLLQVAHPTLAETELAQCLTQDFLKEGFLCKTGPKPSDGFKRRWFTLDGRKLMYHDQKLDPYPKGEIFIGHISDGYSVHTGQPLGWKLKDVGFIFHVKTPSRAFIFSAERSDDRDEWMAAIQTVINRLMSPQDSFLRGILVKKRGGGSVVSFFSTR, via the exons ATGGCTGACATTAATGGGAGACGAGTCTTGGAATTGGTCAAGAAAACTGGTAACAGTGTGTGTGCAGATTGCAATTGCCAAG TCACAGAGTATGCATCTTACAATATTGGGGTCTTTCTTTGCACGCAG TGTGCCGGGATTCATCGTGCCTTGGGGACCCACATATCCAAGATAAAGCACCTGAGATTAGACAAATGGGAAGAATCGCAAGTGAAACATTTAGAAGAAGTGGGGAATATTGTTGCCAAAAGAAAGTATGAAGAACGGGTGCCAGTTTTCTACAGAAGACCATCAGAAAATGATCCCCA GATTCTCAGAGAGCAATGGATAAGGGCCAAATACGAAAGAGAAGAGTTTATTCACGTTGAGAAGCAACGGTATTCCCGCGGAACTATGGAAGGTTTCTTATTCAAGAGGAGTAAAGTCGACGATTCGTGCAAACAAAGGCGATTCGTCCTGTCGGAGAGAGACAACACTCTTAAATATTACGTCTCCAAT aaAAAGGATCCCAAGGCGGAAATTCGTATTCTCGACATGAACGTGGCATTTGCCCCTGAGAAATTGAAACCTCCAACTTCCCTTCAGATAACCTACATCAATCAG GGCTCAACTCGACACATTTACGTGTATCATGATGACGCAGAAGTGATTGTCGAATGGTATATGGCTATTCGATCAGCGAAACTCAATTTACTCCAAGTCGCGCATCCTACATTGGCCGAAACGGAG TTGGCACAATGTTTGACTCAGGATTTTCTGAAGGAAGGATTTTTATGTAAAACTGGGCCTAAACCTTCGGATGGATTCAAAAGACGTTGGTTCACTTTAGATGGAAGAAAACTCATGTACCACGATCAGAAATTG GACCCTTATCCCAAGGGAGAAATCTTTATCGGTCACATTAGTGACGGTTACAGTGTCCACACGGGCCAGCCACTCGGTTGGAAACTCAAAGACGTGGGTTTCATTTTTCACGTGAAAACGCCGTCGCGCGCCTTCATCTTCTCGGCCGAGAGGTCCGACGACCGTGACGAATGGATGGCGGCCATACAGACGGTCATCAATCGACTAATGTCACCTCAAGATTCTTTTT TGAGAGGAATATTGGTAAAGAAGCGAGGTGGGGGATCGGTCGTATCCTTCTTTTCTACTCGCTAA
- the LOC124349981 gene encoding N-acetyltransferase 9-like protein has protein sequence MKINCQSKITGSLVVLVPYREIHVLKYHEWMSSEELQTLTASEPLSLEQEYEMQKTWAADEDKCTFIILDKAKYEETNNEVESMIGDTNVFMTDETDATLAEIEIMIAETGYRKNGRGKESTLLMLKYGIEQLGVKQFQAKIGLDNIASIQMFQKLGFREISRSEVFNEVTLAATSDDEAFVRYMKDHLVQYSISHHYCEWSLIFCLMILRASLKFASCCHLP, from the exons atgaaaatcaaCTGTCAATCGAAAATTACAGGTTCTCTCGTAGTCCTCGTTCCTTATCGAGAAATTCACGTTCTTAA GTATCACGAATGGATGTCATCAGAGGAACTTCAGACATTGACTGCGTCCGAACCGCTCTCCTtggaacaagaatatgaaatGCAAAAGACATGGGCAGCTGATGAAGACA AGTGCACTTTCATTATTTTGGATAAAGCCAAATACGAAGAGACAAATAACGAAGTTG AGTCTATGATCGGTGACACCAATGTCTTCATGACTGATGAAACTGATGCCACCTTGGCAGAAATTGAGATCATGATTGCAGAGACTGGTTATCGTAAAAatggaagaggaaaagaatcAACATTACTAATGCTCAAATATG GTATAGAGCAATTGGGAGTGAAACAGTTCCAAGCCAAAATCGGACTGGATAATATTGCGAGTATTCAAATGTTCCAGAAGTTGGGTTTCCGCGAAATCAGTCGCAGTGAAGTTTTCAATGAAGTTACCTTGGCTGCCACTTCTGACGACGAAGCATTTGTACGATACATGAAAGATCACCTTGTCCAATACAGTATATCTCACCATTACTGTGAATggagtttaattttttgtttaatgattTTACGTGCATCTTTAAAATTTGCGAGCTGCTGCCATCTTCCTTAG
- the LOC124349580 gene encoding nucleolar protein 11-like, with translation MATFKPHYTLCPLLGAQNLVGVSADKEESMILVTLGPNIIVKQKLSDQKPLKSWSTRQSNQITSKSVYNGINDKYVCVLNRKHICMWNEEESNLEDVKKHTFTTNIHTIHSSPGKSSIIVYDNGYSESLEVGLTKRKDVKPNLLEQGETVSKSYLERVKDQTVLILFTSKNKVYYVRLTGDGSPDGNLNFSLTKGANCKNVGMAVVNDNANIVTILVLWSDGELVQYSEQGAIMLTSNLSGICLTSPVAMVMLDSTHIAIYGADVSEEGAVLLLFDLKFGMSVSNRKLKFFCDPPHLYCLPSNNVLLLCIVQNLVVVPYVLQPSLLWNLIDSKQVRDSSAKPEVVAWGGSSEKPSIPNPLIFRQIETSKLSNSLWESNACSGRIFDELLPSLKEDKDIDGICLLLSSVKDLPEKWQADLLNFSLEETISEGDSRSKMLEILLSISYSDVVLLNHIRRKLTTKSTIKLLEYLAQLLEDCKFTGDSRTSKPDFSQLVDWISLILDAHHHELLIAGTDNQVKQLIKKLGQLVGESYEFLDSLGQSEPLITLLEQKRSPPENRRKDWYAIEVVRLL, from the exons ATGGCGACATTTAAACCCCATTACACTTTGTGTCCACTTTTGGGTGCTCAAAATTTGGTTGGGGTTAGTGCTGACAAAGAAGAAAGTATGATTCTTGTTACTCTTGGGCCTAATATTATTGTTAAACAAAAG CTGTCAGATCAGAAGCCCCTAAAAAGTTGGAGCACTAGACAATCAAACCAGATTACATCGAAAAGTGTCTATAACGGCATCAATGACAAATATGTATGTGTATTGAATAGGAAACACATTTGCATgtggaatgaagaagaatcaaACCTCGAAGATGTCAAGAAGCATACG TTTACAACAAATATTCACACTATCCACTCTTCCCCTGGGAAATCATCCATCATTGTCTACGATAATGGTTACAGTGAAAGTTTGGAAGTTGGCTTAACCAAACGGAAGGATGTCAAGCCCAACTTACTAGAACAGGGTGAAACTGTTTCCAAATCCTACCTTGAAAGAGTTAAAGATCAAACAGTTCTGATACTGTTTACATCTAAAAACAAG GTCTATTATGTCCGTCTGACCGGTGATGGCTCACCAGATGGGAATCTGAATTTCTCTCTGACCAAAGGTGCCAACTGCAAAAATGTAGGAATGGCTGTGGTTAATGATAATGCCAACATTGTCACCATTCTTGTACTAT GGTCTGATGGAGAATTGGTCCAATATTCTGAGCAGGGAGCCATCATGTTAACTTCTAACCTAAGTGGGATTTGTCTTACAAGTCCTGTAGCAATGGTCATGTTGGATTCCACTCATATCGCCATTTACGGTGCGGATGTGAGTGAAGAAGGAGCCGTGTTATTGCTGTTTGATTTGAAGTTTGGCATGAGTGTGTCcaatagaaaattaaaatttttctgtgaTCCACCTCACCTGTATTGCCTACCATCAAACAATGTCCTGCTTCTCTGCATTGTTCAGAACTTG gTTGTGGTCCCCTATGTCCTTCAACCTTCTTTGCTTTGGAATTTGATTGATAGCAAACAAGTCAGAG ATTCTAGTGCAAAGCCTGAAGTTGTTGCATGGGGCGGATCGTCAGAGAAGCCATCCATCCCGAATCCATTAATATTCCGTCAAATTGAAACAAGCAAATTGTCCAACTCGCTGTGGGAATCGAACGCTTGCAGTGGTCGTATTTTTGACGAATTACTTCCATCCTTGAAAGAAGACAAGGACATTGACGGCATTTGCCTTCTCTTGTCATCTGTCAAAGACTTGCCGGAGAAATGGCAAGCtgatcttttaaatttttctctggAGGAAACTATTAGCGAAGGAGACAGCCGATCCAAAATGCTGGagattcttctttccatttcgtATTCAGATGTCGTTCTTCTGAATCACATAAGAAGGAAGTTGACTACCAAATCAACCATTAAACTATTGGAATATTTGGCCCAGCTTCTAGAGGACTGCAAATTTACTGGAGATTCTAGGACTAGTAAACCAGATTTTAGTCAGCTTGTTGATTGGATTTCACTCATTTTAGACGCTCATCATCACGAGCTTCTGATAGCCGGAACTGATAATCAGGTTAAACAGTTGATTAAAAAACTCGGACAACTTGTTGGCGAAAgt TACGAATTCCTGGATTCTTTGGGGCAATCAGAGCCCTTAATTACGTTGCTCGAACAGAAGCGAAGTCCTCCAGAGAACCGACGCAAAGATTGGTATGCCATTGAAGTTGTGAGACTATTATAG